A genome region from Christensenella minuta includes the following:
- a CDS encoding IS110 family RNA-guided transposase, whose protein sequence is MNAVGIDISKGKCMVAILRPFGEVVASPFEIQHTAHELRRLVERLKSLDGETRIVMEHTGNYYLPVARHLHEAGLYVSVVNAILVHDYGQNSLRRVKTDKIDAVKIASYALSHWLDLPQYAPEEDVRHMLKTCARQCNQYVKQSVMLKNSLIALLDQTFPSVNMLFSSPPRKGDGHEKWIDFVGKFWHFECVNSLSKNVFTQRYQKWCKRTGYNFLSTKAAAIYDFACIQVSTLPRSTFAKQLITQAVSQLNSLSETLALIRQQMLSLASGLPEFPVVMAMQGVGNVLGPQLMAEIGDVRRFNRKQSLVAFAGIDAPPFQSGAFEAQSTGISKRGSSSLRKTLFQVMDCLLKHAPSHDAVFQYLDKKRGEGKHYYVYMMAGANKFLRIYYARVKEHLGSLAVQ, encoded by the coding sequence ATGAACGCTGTCGGTATCGACATTTCCAAAGGCAAGTGCATGGTTGCTATCCTGCGTCCCTTCGGTGAGGTGGTTGCTTCACCTTTTGAAATTCAGCACACCGCTCATGAACTCAGACGTTTGGTTGAACGTCTGAAAAGTTTGGACGGTGAAACCCGCATTGTTATGGAGCATACTGGCAATTACTATCTGCCTGTCGCCAGGCATCTGCACGAAGCCGGCCTCTATGTGTCCGTTGTCAATGCTATTCTTGTACATGACTACGGTCAAAATTCCCTTAGACGGGTCAAAACGGACAAGATAGATGCTGTTAAAATCGCCAGCTATGCTCTAAGCCATTGGCTTGATCTTCCGCAATATGCGCCGGAAGAAGACGTTCGCCACATGCTTAAAACCTGCGCCCGCCAGTGCAACCAGTACGTTAAGCAGAGTGTTATGCTTAAAAATAGCCTCATCGCTTTGCTTGACCAAACCTTTCCGAGTGTCAACATGCTGTTCTCCAGCCCGCCCCGCAAGGGGGACGGTCACGAAAAATGGATTGACTTCGTGGGTAAATTTTGGCATTTTGAATGCGTCAACAGCCTTTCCAAAAACGTTTTTACCCAGCGCTATCAAAAATGGTGCAAAAGAACAGGTTACAACTTTCTTTCCACTAAGGCCGCTGCCATCTACGATTTCGCCTGCATACAAGTCAGTACACTGCCTCGAAGCACCTTTGCCAAACAGCTTATTACTCAAGCTGTGTCGCAGCTTAACTCCCTATCGGAAACGCTGGCTCTGATTCGGCAGCAGATGCTTTCCCTTGCCTCCGGCTTGCCGGAATTTCCTGTTGTCATGGCTATGCAAGGGGTCGGCAATGTGTTAGGACCTCAACTCATGGCTGAAATTGGCGATGTGCGACGTTTCAACCGTAAGCAGTCGCTGGTTGCTTTTGCCGGTATCGACGCACCGCCTTTCCAGTCCGGCGCCTTTGAAGCACAGAGTACCGGCATTTCCAAACGAGGTTCTTCCTCACTCAGAAAGACGCTTTTTCAGGTCATGGACTGCCTGCTCAAACACGCGCCCTCTCATGATGCTGTATTCCAATATCTTGACAAAAAACGCGGCGAGGGTAAGCATTATTACGTCTACATGATGGCAGGAGCCAACAAGTTCCTGCGTATCTACTACGCACGGGTTAAGGAGCATCTAGGCAGTTTGGCGGTTCAGTAG
- a CDS encoding excisionase, which yields MSNNDVPIWEKYTLTIEEASKYFRIGENKLRRLAEENPSAGWVILNGNRIQIKRQKFEKIIDSLDTI from the coding sequence ATGAGTAATAACGATGTGCCTATTTGGGAAAAGTATACGCTTACCATTGAGGAAGCGTCGAAATATTTTCGCATTGGAGAAAACAAACTGCGTCGGCTTGCCGAGGAAAACCCATCCGCTGGCTGGGTGATTTTGAACGGCAACCGCATCCAGATCAAACGGCAAAAATTTGAAAAAATCATTGATTCTCTTGACACAATCTAG
- a CDS encoding RNA polymerase sigma factor has protein sequence MKHATIILKRKRDREISLEMLSEQELEQIAALTAYDEYALDEYVFSVLGNEIKITDEVIAAALNALPEDKRNIILLFYFLDMTDREIGKLLSLMRRTVTKRRASTLEKLKKIIERK, from the coding sequence ATGAAGCACGCAACTATTATCTTGAAAAGAAAGCGTGACCGCGAAATATCTTTAGAAATGCTATCCGAACAGGAGCTTGAACAGATTGCGGCTTTAACGGCTTATGATGAGTATGCGCTTGATGAATATGTGTTTTCCGTTTTGGGAAATGAAATCAAGATAACCGATGAAGTAATAGCCGCCGCACTGAACGCCTTGCCAGAGGATAAGCGCAACATTATTTTGTTGTTCTATTTCCTCGATATGACCGACCGAGAAATTGGGAAACTGTTAAGCCTTATGCGTCGCACGGTCACGAAGCGCAGGGCAAGCACACTAGAAAAACTCAAAAAGATTATAGAGAGGAAGTGA
- a CDS encoding site-specific integrase — protein MSKKERDEKRRDSKGRLLKSGESQRTDGRYAYKYTDTFGEPKFVYSWKLVPTDKIPAGKRPDISLREKIKQIQKDLDDGIDTIGKKMTVCQLYEKYIRQRGNVKRGTHKSRQQLMKLLSEDKIGGASIDSVKLSDAKEWALRMQEKGVAYHTICNGKRSLKAIFHMAVQDDCLRKNPFDFQINEVINDDTVPKVPLTPAQEKELLGFMQSDPVYAKYYDEVLILLETGLRVSELCGLTPADLNFDKRFVNVDHQLLRSTEDGYYIEAPKTDSGYRQVPMSAAAYKAFQRVLHRRKDGKGVVVDGYKGFLFLNRDGLPKAAVNYDSMFQGLAKKFNKFHAEPLPEVMTPHTMRHTFCTRMANAGMNPKALQYIMGHSNIVMTLNYYAHATFHSAQEEMERLQAKSQTAAAVNAQPASESAQESKAA, from the coding sequence ATGTCAAAAAAAGAACGAGATGAAAAAAGGCGGGACAGCAAAGGCCGCCTTTTGAAATCTGGAGAGAGCCAGCGAACAGACGGAAGATACGCCTACAAATATACGGATACCTTTGGAGAACCGAAGTTTGTGTACTCATGGAAGTTAGTCCCTACGGACAAAATCCCTGCCGGAAAACGCCCGGATATTTCTCTGCGTGAGAAAATCAAGCAGATACAAAAAGACCTTGACGATGGGATTGACACCATCGGTAAGAAAATGACCGTGTGCCAGCTATATGAAAAGTATATCCGGCAGCGGGGCAATGTGAAACGGGGAACCCATAAGAGCCGCCAGCAGTTAATGAAACTTCTGTCCGAGGATAAAATCGGAGGGGCCAGCATCGACAGCGTGAAGCTGTCTGACGCCAAAGAATGGGCCTTGCGTATGCAGGAAAAGGGCGTGGCCTATCATACCATCTGCAACGGCAAGCGTTCCCTGAAAGCCATTTTTCACATGGCCGTACAGGACGATTGCCTCCGCAAGAATCCCTTTGACTTCCAGATCAATGAGGTTATCAACGACGATACCGTACCAAAGGTGCCGCTTACCCCTGCACAGGAAAAGGAGCTTTTGGGCTTCATGCAGAGTGACCCCGTTTATGCCAAGTATTATGACGAGGTATTGATTCTGCTGGAAACCGGACTTCGCGTTTCCGAACTCTGCGGCCTGACGCCTGCCGACCTGAATTTTGACAAGCGGTTTGTGAATGTAGACCACCAGCTTTTGAGAAGCACCGAGGACGGCTACTACATCGAAGCGCCAAAGACAGACAGCGGTTATCGCCAGGTGCCTATGAGCGCAGCGGCCTACAAAGCATTTCAGCGTGTGTTGCACAGGCGAAAGGACGGCAAAGGCGTTGTGGTGGACGGGTATAAGGGATTCCTGTTCTTAAATCGGGACGGACTGCCGAAAGCGGCTGTCAACTATGATTCCATGTTTCAGGGCCTTGCCAAGAAGTTCAACAAGTTCCATGCGGAACCGCTGCCGGAGGTCATGACGCCACACACCATGCGGCATACATTCTGTACCAGAATGGCAAATGCGGGCATGAACCCCAAGGCATTGCAGTACATTATGGGGCATTCCAATATCGTTATGACGCTGAACTATTACGCCCACGCCACGTTCCATTCCGCACAGGAGGAAATGGAACGGCTGCAAGCCAAGTCACAGACCGCCGCCGCAGTCAACGCGCAGCCTGCGTCAGAGAGCGCCCAGGAATCCAAGGCCGCATAA